CGCCACATCGGCATAGAGAAAATAAAAAAACCTTCTTAAAAAAGGGGGAAGTCGAGATAATACGAAGCATATCTTAACCGGTTGAGATATTTTTCTCAATGGTGAAAATCAATAATTTAGCGCTGATCGCTTTTTAGAAGGCCTTTTTCTCGAAAGCCATCGGTTCAATCAGCGCATTTAATGTTGACACTAAATTCGCCATAGAGATAGAACTGACTCTCATGTAGAGGAGAAAAACAAAGTCCTCACGACTTAAAAACAATAGAAAATGAGCTTAAGGAGCGACCTTATGAAAAAAAAGAATTCAAAGTTTATGCAGCCTATGCAGCTTAGCGAAGAATTAGCGGATGTTGTTGGAAAGGGCCCCATGCCACGTACTGAAGTGACAAAAAAAATCTGGGATTATATCAAAAAGCACGATCGTCAAGATCCAAAAAACAGAAGAAACATTATTCCTGATGAAAAACTAGCTAAAGTTTTCGGAAAATCACGCAAGTCGGTAAACATGTTTGAAATGACTAAATTACTTAACGAGCACATGTGGTCACAACCTTAATTTGATGCGGCTATCCGATCAAATCAGCCACGTTGGGGGCATTGCCTTTTAGAAGGCGAGTGACTTAACGTGGTTTTTTTTTGCCTTTTTTAATATACTGGGACGGGTAGCTATTGAAAGGAGGGGATGTATGACTTTATCATTGATTTTAGTGGCCGGGGGAGTGGGCGCGCGATTTGGCGGAAATTTGCCAAAACAATATTTGAATTTAGCGGATCAGCCCATTGCACTGCATAGTTTTAAAAAATTTTGTCAGTCAGATTTTATTGATGAAATCATTGTTGTTTGCGAGGCGGAATATGAGTCGCTTTTCTTTCATAAAGATCGAGTGATTCGTTTTGCAAAACCGGGAGAGAGTCGACAGGATTCTGTGGCGAGTGGGTGCGCGCTTGCTCAGAGCGAATATGTAGCAATCCATGATGCATCTCGCCCTTTAGTTGATATAAAAAGAGTTGAAGAGTGCTTTAAAGAAGCCATTGAGACAAAAGCATGTGCATTAGCTGTTTTGCTCACTTCAACCGTCAAACAATGGGATGATAATGGGATACGAACCCTAGATCGAGAAACATTATGGGAAGTGCAAACGCCTCAAATCATTCACAAGCAGCTTTATTTAAAAGCTTCAGAGTATACCAACCTCCATGGATTGAATTTTACCGATGATTTGTCGATGGTTGAAGCCTATGGACATCCAACGACATTGATTGAAGGGCATCGCGAAAATATAAAAATTACCTATCCCATTGATTTGCTCATTGCTGAAAATTTACTGACTCAGATGGCAGAATATGCCGAGATATAAGATCAAGATAGCTTTTGACGGGACCCGTTATGCGGGTTGGCAAGTACAATCGGGTAAAATCACAGTCCAAGGAACGCTCCAAGCCGTTTTTCAGACACTGTTGGGGTATCCGGTGCATATCACCGGGTGTGGTCGGACGGATGCGGGTGTGCATGCTAAAGCACATGTAGCGCATCTCGATTTAGAAGAGGGAATCGATGTAGATCAGTTGTTTTATAGAGCATCTAAAATTGTGCCGCCGGATATTCGAATTGTTTCCCGCGAAAAAGTTGCATCTGATTTTCATGCGCGTTATAGCGCTACGGCTAAGACCTATCGCTATTATTTTTCTATCGGGCCGAGTCAAGAGCCTTTTCGTCGCAATTTTTGCTATGAAGCCTATCCCAATACGGATCTTAGGCGCATGGAAGTGGCTGTAAAAGACATTATCGGAGAGCACGATTTCACCTCATTTGCGCATAAAGCACATGAAGGATCTGCTAAAAATGCCCCTGTCAAAATCATTTCAAAGGCGCATTTTGGAAAAGATGAGGAACTATTTTTTTTCGAGGTAACCGGGAATGGTTTTTTGCATAAAATGGTGCGCAACATCATGGGAACATTGTTTGAAATAGGCCGAGGCAAACGTCCCGTTGAAGATATGGCTTATCTTTTACAAATCAAAGATCGTCGAAAAGCCGGGCAAACGGCCCCGGCAAAAGGCCTATTTCTTGTCGAAGTTCAATACTGAATGTTTTTATTTTATTTTCGAATTCGATATAGTGTGCAATGTGCTAACCTCTAGAGGGAATTGCAAAACTCGGCAAAGCGAGTGCGGGGTTGGCTCCGAATGGAGTTCTGCAACTCCCTCTCTAATATTTAAGAGCTCATTTTGACATTGCCGCAACCTAATCTCAGCCATTTGTTATCGAAAATCACTTCGCTTAAGTCGCATGCAAAAAAGCTGGAAGTCTTAAATTTTGAAGTTGAGCACATCGAAAAATACTATCCCGATCAATTAGAAGAACAGTATCTTTTAAAATCGCTCATTGCAATTGGTCAAGAATCTGTAATGAAGCCCTATTTCACATCTAAAGATCGATTAAATCACCTATTAAATGTATTAAAAAATCTGGATCGATTCTATGGGGATTTCGGGGGCATTATTGGATATCAAGCAGAAGTCCTAAATCTGTTGAATGGGAAGAAAGATCAAGATGCCATGGAGTGCTTCCCTCCGGAATCGATTGATATTCGCCAAGAAACCGCCGATATTTGCGGCTATATGATTGACGGCATTCGGCAGATGGGACAGCTTTGTGAGATGTACGCAATTGGCGGAGCGGCCGATCGGCTGAATTTAGTCGATGAAAAGACGGGTGTTGATCTCCCCGCTGCTAAATTGAAGATTATGCGGCATACGTTACTGGAATACCTCGTTCGGGATCTTTTTGCTCGTGAATATCTCCATTATCGACTGTTCAATGAGCAATTACAAACGGCTATTGCCATGATGACATCGGTTGAAAAAGATAATGATTTTCATGTAAAAACGATCTGTTCCTCACAAGATTGGTTTGGAAGAGGGGAAGAAAACTTTATCTTTTTTTGCCAACCGCTCGTTCCTACCTTCAATCAACATGGGGTTTGGGTTGCTCAAGAGGATGGAGAGTTGCTGCTCAAGCCGGGGGGGCATGGAGTCATTTGGAAGCTCGCGCTACAGGAAAAGGTGATTGAAAGACTTAAAAAAAGAGGCTATCGCAAAGTCCTCATTCGACAAATTAACAATCCGATCGCCGGAATCGATTATGGGTTAGCTGCTTTTTTAGGGATTGGCCTGAGTCGCGATCAGATGTTTGGATTTGCCTCTTGTCCAAGGCGTAAAAATGCCCGTGAAGGGGTAAACGTTTTAAAAAAGCGCATGCATGAGGGGAAGGAGAAGTGGGCCTTATCGAATATTGAGTATTGCGATATACGAAGTGAATCAATTGAAAGCGATGATTATCCTGCGAATACAAATATTTTATTTGCTGATTTAAACGGGATCGAAGAAGCGGTCAAAAAAAATCCTTTTCCGGGAGTGCTGCTCAATTTTAAAGCAGGCGATCGACTCACAGATCAGTCCATTGCTCGCCTTGAACTCACAATGCAAAACATTGCCGATTTTTTTGAGGATGAAAGCCGAAAACATTCCAAATCATATTTAACACTCAATCATAGGCATAAGACGATTTCAGTGGCAAAAAAGGCATTTGTCGCAGATTCATCCTTTTTAGAAACTCCGGAAGGGTGTTTTATCGACATGCAAAAAGAGGCTCATATGTTGTTGAGCTCATGTAAAATGACATTGCCGTCAATTGAGGGATTTGAAGAAAATCTTTTTAAAGAGCTTCCTTTTTTGATTGCTTACCACCCGGCGCTTGGCCCTTTTTACTCCATCATTCGCCAGAAAATTAGAGGGGGGAGCATGGAGAGGGGATCTGAATTGCGGCTTGAGATTGCAGAGATTAAAATGGAGGATGTTTCGATCCGAGGGAGCTTAATCATCGAAACAGATGCCATATTAGGCCATAAAGAGCGGGGTAAGATTGTTTTTTCTAATCGCGCGGGAAGGGCCGTTTTGAAAAATGTCAAAATAGAAAATCGAGGGATTGATTTTTCACACAAACAAAATTGGGTGCGCGGCGAGGTAGTTCATAACCAGCAATGCATGATTTCAATTGGTGAGAATGCCGAGTTTATTGCGCAAGATGTTGAATTAAAAGGCGATTTAATCATTCGGGTTCCTAATAATACCCGTTGTAGAGCCGTTCAGATCAATAAAAAACTTGAGTTTCAATTCCAGCCCATTGATGAGGCAATCCCCCTTTATACATACCGAATTGGATCTAATCATGAGATTATTTTAGAGTCGGCTTAATGAATCTCGCCCAAAAAAACCAAGTATCATATAATCGTTGCTTTGCAACTTTTTCTAATTACATAGGGGTTATTATGTTAGAGCTCACACCGGAAGTGATTGAAGATATCGGGCAACGCATCGAGCAAATGCGGAGGTTTCTTTGACTTATCCAGCAAGGAAGAAGAATATCAATCACTAGAAGCCAAGATGACTCAGAATGATTTTTGGGATCATCAAGAAGAGGCAAATGCGACGATTAAAAGGCTTTCCGAGCTGAGAGAAATTGTTAAACCTTTTAAAGACGTATTGAATCGCTATGAAGGGATTCAAGCCCTATTCCCGGAAGCCAAAGAGATGAAAGATGAGCAGCTTTTAAAAGAGCTCGTTGAGGAACTCGAAAGAGTTCAGCGCATTCTCGAAGAACTTGAAATAAAAAAAATGCTCTCTCACGAACTCGATGGATGTAATTGCTACTTAAGTATTAATGCAGGAGCCGGTGGAACGGAGTCATGTGATTGGGCGATGATGCTTTCAAGAATGTATCAGCGTTGGGTAAATAAGAAGGGGTGGAAATGTGAAACAATTGATGTTGTCGAAGGTGAGGTCGCCGGGATTAAAAGCATTACATTCAAAATAACAGGTCCCTTTACTTATGGATATGCGAAAGCGGAAAAAGGGGTGCATCGCCTCGTTCGTATTTCCCCATTTGATAGCAATGCGCGTCGACATACCAGTTTTGCATCTGTCGATGTGTCGCC
This Simkaniaceae bacterium DNA region includes the following protein-coding sequences:
- a CDS encoding SWIB/MDM2 domain-containing protein — protein: MQPMQLSEELADVVGKGPMPRTEVTKKIWDYIKKHDRQDPKNRRNIIPDEKLAKVFGKSRKSVNMFEMTKLLNEHMWSQP
- the ispD gene encoding 2-C-methyl-D-erythritol 4-phosphate cytidylyltransferase codes for the protein MTLSLILVAGGVGARFGGNLPKQYLNLADQPIALHSFKKFCQSDFIDEIIVVCEAEYESLFFHKDRVIRFAKPGESRQDSVASGCALAQSEYVAIHDASRPLVDIKRVEECFKEAIETKACALAVLLTSTVKQWDDNGIRTLDRETLWEVQTPQIIHKQLYLKASEYTNLHGLNFTDDLSMVEAYGHPTTLIEGHRENIKITYPIDLLIAENLLTQMAEYAEI
- the truA gene encoding tRNA pseudouridine(38-40) synthase TruA — encoded protein: MPRYKIKIAFDGTRYAGWQVQSGKITVQGTLQAVFQTLLGYPVHITGCGRTDAGVHAKAHVAHLDLEEGIDVDQLFYRASKIVPPDIRIVSREKVASDFHARYSATAKTYRYYFSIGPSQEPFRRNFCYEAYPNTDLRRMEVAVKDIIGEHDFTSFAHKAHEGSAKNAPVKIISKAHFGKDEELFFFEVTGNGFLHKMVRNIMGTLFEIGRGKRPVEDMAYLLQIKDRRKAGQTAPAKGLFLVEVQY
- a CDS encoding UTP--glucose-1-phosphate uridylyltransferase, whose amino-acid sequence is MTLPQPNLSHLLSKITSLKSHAKKLEVLNFEVEHIEKYYPDQLEEQYLLKSLIAIGQESVMKPYFTSKDRLNHLLNVLKNLDRFYGDFGGIIGYQAEVLNLLNGKKDQDAMECFPPESIDIRQETADICGYMIDGIRQMGQLCEMYAIGGAADRLNLVDEKTGVDLPAAKLKIMRHTLLEYLVRDLFAREYLHYRLFNEQLQTAIAMMTSVEKDNDFHVKTICSSQDWFGRGEENFIFFCQPLVPTFNQHGVWVAQEDGELLLKPGGHGVIWKLALQEKVIERLKKRGYRKVLIRQINNPIAGIDYGLAAFLGIGLSRDQMFGFASCPRRKNAREGVNVLKKRMHEGKEKWALSNIEYCDIRSESIESDDYPANTNILFADLNGIEEAVKKNPFPGVLLNFKAGDRLTDQSIARLELTMQNIADFFEDESRKHSKSYLTLNHRHKTISVAKKAFVADSSFLETPEGCFIDMQKEAHMLLSSCKMTLPSIEGFEENLFKELPFLIAYHPALGPFYSIIRQKIRGGSMERGSELRLEIAEIKMEDVSIRGSLIIETDAILGHKERGKIVFSNRAGRAVLKNVKIENRGIDFSHKQNWVRGEVVHNQQCMISIGENAEFIAQDVELKGDLIIRVPNNTRCRAVQINKKLEFQFQPIDEAIPLYTYRIGSNHEIILESA
- the prfB gene encoding peptide chain release factor 2 (programmed frameshift), whose protein sequence is MLELTPEVIEDIGQRIEQMRRFLDLSSKEEEYQSLEAKMTQNDFWDHQEEANATIKRLSELREIVKPFKDVLNRYEGIQALFPEAKEMKDEQLLKELVEELERVQRILEELEIKKMLSHELDGCNCYLSINAGAGGTESCDWAMMLSRMYQRWVNKKGWKCETIDVVEGEVAGIKSITFKITGPFTYGYAKAEKGVHRLVRISPFDSNARRHTSFASVDVSPEIDDAIEIEIRPDDIRIDTYRASGAGGQHVNKTESAVRITHFPSGIVVSCQNERSQLQNKETCFKMLKSKLYEKEVLEREASLKEIGGEKKEIGWGSQIRSYVFQPYTLVKDNRTKVETGNIQAVMDGEIDLFVKAYLKEFG